The following coding sequences are from one Elusimicrobiota bacterium window:
- the nuoB gene encoding NADH-quinone oxidoreductase subunit NuoB, with the protein MPLENETVPAGVMTTQLDAALGWARKYSIFQYPFVTACCGMEFMSVAASHYDLDRFGAGFPRFSPRQADVLLVVGTVSHKIAPVLRRIYDQMAEPKWVVAFGVCTCTGGFYNNYSTVQGIDTIIPVDLYIPGCPPRPETVIQGLTMLQEKIQKTRGQFR; encoded by the coding sequence ATGCCGTTAGAGAACGAGACGGTGCCCGCGGGCGTCATGACCACCCAACTCGACGCGGCGCTGGGCTGGGCGCGCAAGTACTCCATCTTCCAGTACCCGTTCGTCACCGCGTGCTGCGGCATGGAGTTCATGTCGGTGGCCGCCTCGCACTACGACCTCGACCGCTTCGGCGCGGGCTTCCCGCGCTTCTCTCCGCGCCAGGCCGACGTCCTGTTGGTCGTCGGCACCGTCAGCCACAAGATCGCCCCCGTCCTGCGCCGCATCTACGACCAGATGGCCGAGCCCAAGTGGGTCGTGGCCTTCGGCGTGTGCACGTGCACCGGCGGCTTCTACAATAATTATTCAACGGTTCAGGGGATCGACACCATCATCCCCGTCGACCTCTACATCCCGGGCTGCCCGCCGCGCCCGGAGACCGTCATCCAGGGCCTGACCATGCTCCAGGAGAAGATCCAGAAGACGAGGGGGCAGTTCCGGTGA
- a CDS encoding NADH-quinone oxidoreductase subunit C — protein sequence MSNLRGERRDVPAASNHEELTKLRAAGYNMLVDLTCVDYLTKGRPHRFDVIYRLMRLDPATGEDLGRVELHCAVDGEPVLRSAKDIWPAADWLEREVWDMFGVRFADRPGIKRLLMYEEFVGHPLRKDYPIAKRQPLIGPKSGDKADSPSFNILRPTVTGE from the coding sequence GTGAGCAACCTCCGCGGAGAGCGCCGCGACGTCCCGGCCGCCTCGAACCACGAGGAGCTGACCAAGCTCCGGGCCGCGGGCTACAACATGCTCGTCGACCTGACCTGCGTGGACTACCTGACGAAGGGCCGTCCGCACCGCTTCGACGTGATCTACCGCCTCATGCGCCTGGATCCCGCCACCGGCGAGGACCTCGGCCGCGTGGAACTGCACTGCGCCGTCGACGGCGAGCCCGTCCTGCGCTCGGCCAAGGACATCTGGCCCGCCGCCGACTGGCTCGAGCGCGAGGTCTGGGACATGTTCGGCGTGAGGTTCGCCGACCGTCCCGGCATCAAGCGCCTCCTCATGTACGAGGAGTTCGTCGGCCACCCGCTGCGCAAGGACTACCCGATCGCCAAGCGTCAGCCGCTGATCGGGCCGAAGTCGGGCGACAAGGCGGACAGCCCCAGCTTCAACATCCTGAGACCGACGGTGACGGGCGAATGA